In Quercus robur chromosome 10, dhQueRobu3.1, whole genome shotgun sequence, a genomic segment contains:
- the LOC126703548 gene encoding probable methyltransferase PMT2, translating into MATKGNSGDHRSRGSMSIFIVIGLCGFFYILGAWQRSGFGKGDSIALEITKQSDCSILSNLNYETHHGGDAGTVDESEGEAKEFKPCDDRYIDYTPCQDQMRAMTFPRENMNYRERHCPPEEEKLHCLIPAPKGYVTPFPWPKSRDYVPYANAPYKSLTVEKAVQNWIQYEGNVFRFPGGGTQFPQGADAYINQLASVIPFDNGMVRTALDTGCGVASWGAYLFKKNVLAMSFAPRDSHEAQVQFALERGVPAVIGVLGTIKLPYPDRSFDMAHCSRCLINWGSNDGMYMMEVDRVLRPGGYWVLSGPPINWKVNYQAWQRPKEELQEEQRKIEEIAKSLCWEKKHEKGEIAIWRKRINYDNCRDQDSQPTMCESGSGGNVWYKKMEGCVTPYPETTSADENAGGEWKPFPERLNAVPFRISSGSIPGISVEAYQEDNQSWKKHVNAYKRINKILDSGRYRNIMDMNAGLGSFAAALESPKLWVMNVMPTIAEKDTLGVIFERGLIGIYHDWCEAFSTYPRTYDLIHANGVFSLYKDRCDAEDILLEMDRILRPEGAVIFRDKADVLIKVKRIVQGMRWNTKMVDHEDGPLVPEKILFAVKQYWVAGQNVSSH; encoded by the exons ATGGCGACAAAAGGGAACTCAGGAGACCATAGAAGTAGGGGTTCAATGTCAATTTTCATTGTTATTGGTTTGTGTGGTTTCTTCTACATATTGGGAGCATGGCAGCGTAGTGGTTTTGGAAAGGGAGACAGCATAGCCCTGGAGATCACCAAACAGTCAGACTGCAGTATCCTCTCCAATTTAAATTATGAGACCCATCATGGTGGTGATGCAGGGACAGTTGATGAATCTGAAGGAGAAGCCAAGGAGTTCAAGCCATGTGATGATCGCTACATTGATTACACACCCTGTCAAGATCAAATGCGGGCAATGACATTCCCCCGAGAAAATATGAATTATAGGGAACGCCATTGCCCTCCTGAGGAAGAGAAGCTGCATTGCCTCATTCCAGCACCCAAAGGATATGTGACTCCATTCCCATGGCCCAAGAGTCGCGACTATGTGCCTTATGCAAATGCACCTTATAAGAGCTTGACAGTTGAGAAGGCTGTTCAGAACTGGATTCAATATGAGGGCAATGTTTTTAGGTTCCCTGGTGGAGGCACGCAGTTTCCTCAAGGAGCAGATGCATATATTAATCAACTTGCATCTGTGATCCCATTTGACAATGGGATGGTTAGAACTGCTTTAGATACAGGCTGTGGG GTTGCAAGTTGGGGTGCATACCTGTTCAAGAAAAATGTTTTGGCCATGTCATTTGCTCCAAGGGACTCTCATGAAGCACAAGTTCAATTTGCTTTGGAAAGAGGTGTGCCAGCGGTTATCGGCGTTCTTGGAACCATAAAGTTGCCATATCCAGATAGATCCTTTGACATGGCACATTGTTCCCGGTGCTTGATTAATTGGGGTTCAAATG ATGGAATGTACATGATGGAAGTTGATCGAGTTCTTAGACCCGGTGGTTATTGGGTGCTTTCTGGTCCACCCATCAACTGGAAGGTCAATTACCAAGCATGGCAGCGTCCTAAAGAAGAACTTCAGGAGGAACAAAGGAAGATTGAAGAGATTGCCAAAAGTCTTTGCTGGGAAAAAAAGCATGAGAAGGGTGAAATTGCCATCTGGaggaaaagaataaattatGATAATTGCCGTGATCAAGACTCTCAACCTACAATGTGTGAATCTGGAAGTGGTGGTAATGTCTg GTACAAGAAGATGGAAGGATGCGTAACTCCTTATCCTGAGACTACAAGTGCAGATGAAAATGCCGGTGGAGAATGGAAACCATTTCCAGAGAGACTCAATGCTGTTCCTTTCAGAATATCTAGTGGATCCATTCCTGGAATATCTGTTGAGGCGTACCAGGAGGACAACCAATCATGGAAGAAGCATGTCAATGCTTATAAGAGGATCAACAAAATCCTTGACTCAGGGAGGTATCGTAACATTATGGATATGAATGCTGGTCTTGGAAGCTTTGCTGCTGCTCTTGAATCACCCAAGTTGTGGGTTATGAATGTTATGCCTACAATAGCTGAGAAAGACACTCTGGGTGTTATATTTGAGCGTGGATTGATCGGCATATATCATGATTG GTGCGAAGCCTTCTCCACGTATCCTAGGACGTATGACCTTATTCATGCAAATGGTGTTTTCAGCTTGTACAAGGATAG GTGTGATGCGGAAGATATTCTTCTAGAGATGGATCGTATTCTACGGCCTGAAGGAGCTGTTATATTCCGTGACAAAGCTGATGTTCTAATCAAGGTGAAACGAATTGTGCAAGGAATGAGGTGGAATACAAAAATGGTGGATCATGAGGATGGTCCTCTTGTTCCAGAGAAGATATTGTTTGCTGTCAAACAATATTGGGTTGCAGGTCAAAACGTATCTTCACACTGA